The proteins below are encoded in one region of Aquisphaera giovannonii:
- a CDS encoding DEAD/DEAH box helicase: MLRDEGTDEGNGADEALDRFLPAVAGWFRENLGTPTLPQRLGWPEIAAGRNTLIVAPTGSGKTLAAFLAALDLLWRTPRREKGVRILYISPLKALNEDVRRNLGRPLEGILEHAEGLGSPLGRLSVATRSGDTPQAERARIVRKPPDILITTPESLHLMLTSRAREVLRGVSHVIVDEIHAVCGDKRGVFLALLLERLEALANDGRTPPVGAGSVRRPSEPRPARSPDGAGSHGKAPWAGGMIRIGLSATQRPLEEVARYLGGQRIVAGAKGGERRFEPRPVTIVDAGRRKTMDLKVLWPGADGGGPPGPPQTVWPAIADRLIALTEEHKSTIVFANNRRTVEKLTARLNEALEPGLVMEAEEPGGEDAHAAFRPHHGSLSLDERRATEEKLKSGELQAVISTASLELGIDMGDVDLVCQVESPGSVARGLQRVGRAGHVVHGVSKGRLIAKTPSDLLETAALARSMLSGDIEASRVPRACLDVLAQQVVACVAMDRWTVPELFDLVRGAYPFRDLPAEAMEQVLLMISGRFPTGTLRDLRARIVWDRIHNALAPLPGTAKLAIVGGGTIPDTGQFPVYLGEGGPRLGELDEEFVFERRVGETFALGNSLWRIASIDAQRVIVGPAEGRDAVMPFWRGESAPRTGELGEAVGRLTREIAGRIDDPSLPSWLEAECRLEPGAARQLVRYVGRQRRVAGAVPDDRTVLYETFRDQTGELGLAVLSPFGGRVHQGLKIALLARIRERFHVQASCLHGDDGLLIRLPQMDEPPLDLLGGLTPDEAERLIRLELPDTALFGLRFRQNAARALLMPRPDPAKRTPLWLQRLRAKDLLQVVGRFPEFPIVVETYRECLEHDLELPRLRALLAGIEDGSIRVAIRPAEVASPFASDLLFEFTPLYMYQWDEPRRGDRRAGGASVDEDLLDALLEAPAGATLLDPQAVGRVEGRLRRKGKAPRSVEEMAETLASLGDLAPSELVGPMERWLGELEAQGRASRIELEGTAESCLWIPAEEVALYRAAFGADGPDRDALDTVVGRFVRTHALVGLAELTRRYPVPPGMASDLLERWVESGALVRLAPASEDAEPRWADGGNLAEIRRLTVAMRRREGVAVAPEVFADFLVGRQGLDRPRSADPAGDLDAALDRLRGFAAPPAFWEEEILPRRVQGYRPGLLDELLARGDWLWRAAGGPDSVCVAFVPREFAGRWPAASTEELGGDGMRVLDALEAAGASFAVDLARRTGMEPSALRRELDALLRAGLVANDRFDPLRSGGASMVEALEAARSQGVGRRGGRRLRAASPEGRWSRLGQAGADDEGHRRAWIEALLDRYGVVAREMVEMDRWAPPWSELAPQLARAELRGELRRGYFVEGFSGVQYATEEAADELASLAGGRRSGRDVLVAASDPANLYGSGAPLDIPLLEGGTARLSRQPGSYLVLRGGRPVLIVEGHGRRLTGLASASRAEIDDALVHVAGLARSRQVFRVETYNGGPAIQSPIQGRLAELGFVRDFPRMTFYSAWAPPAPAEEGRGAS; the protein is encoded by the coding sequence GTGCTTCGGGACGAAGGCACTGATGAAGGAAATGGCGCCGACGAGGCCCTCGATCGGTTCCTGCCCGCGGTGGCCGGCTGGTTCCGGGAGAATCTCGGGACGCCGACCCTGCCCCAGAGATTGGGATGGCCGGAGATCGCCGCGGGGCGGAACACGCTGATCGTCGCGCCGACGGGGTCGGGGAAGACGCTCGCGGCGTTCCTGGCGGCGCTCGACCTGCTCTGGCGGACGCCCCGCCGCGAGAAGGGCGTGCGGATCCTCTACATCTCGCCGCTGAAGGCCCTCAACGAGGACGTCCGGCGGAACCTGGGGCGGCCGCTGGAGGGGATCCTCGAGCACGCGGAGGGGCTGGGCTCGCCGCTCGGCCGCCTGTCCGTCGCGACCCGGAGCGGGGACACGCCGCAGGCGGAGCGGGCGAGGATCGTCCGCAAGCCGCCGGACATCCTGATCACGACGCCCGAGTCCCTCCACCTGATGCTCACCAGCCGCGCGCGGGAGGTCCTCCGCGGCGTCTCTCACGTCATCGTCGACGAGATCCACGCCGTCTGCGGCGACAAGCGGGGCGTCTTCCTGGCCCTCCTGCTGGAGCGGCTGGAGGCGCTGGCGAACGACGGGCGCACTCCACCCGTGGGAGCCGGCTCCGTCCGGCGACCGAGTGAGCCGCGGCCGGCGCGGTCGCCGGACGGAGCCGGCTCCCACGGGAAGGCTCCCTGGGCAGGGGGCATGATCCGCATCGGGCTCTCCGCCACCCAGCGGCCGCTCGAGGAGGTCGCGCGCTACCTCGGCGGCCAGCGGATCGTGGCGGGTGCGAAAGGCGGCGAGCGCCGATTCGAGCCCAGGCCGGTGACCATCGTCGACGCCGGCCGTCGGAAGACGATGGACCTCAAGGTGCTCTGGCCGGGCGCCGACGGCGGCGGCCCGCCCGGCCCGCCCCAGACGGTCTGGCCGGCGATCGCGGACCGGCTGATCGCGCTGACGGAGGAGCATAAATCGACGATCGTGTTTGCCAACAACCGGCGGACGGTCGAGAAGCTCACAGCCAGATTGAACGAAGCCCTGGAGCCCGGGCTGGTGATGGAGGCGGAGGAGCCCGGGGGCGAGGACGCGCACGCCGCCTTCCGGCCGCATCACGGCAGCCTCAGCCTCGACGAGCGCCGGGCGACGGAGGAGAAGCTGAAGTCCGGCGAGCTGCAGGCCGTGATCTCGACGGCCTCGCTGGAGCTGGGCATCGACATGGGCGACGTGGACCTCGTCTGCCAGGTGGAGTCGCCGGGGAGCGTGGCCCGGGGGCTCCAGCGCGTGGGCCGGGCGGGGCACGTCGTCCATGGCGTCAGCAAGGGGCGGCTGATCGCCAAGACGCCGTCCGACCTGCTGGAGACGGCGGCCCTCGCGCGGTCGATGCTCTCGGGCGACATCGAGGCCTCGCGGGTGCCCCGCGCCTGCCTGGACGTGCTGGCCCAGCAGGTGGTCGCCTGCGTGGCGATGGACCGGTGGACGGTGCCCGAGCTGTTCGACCTGGTCCGCGGGGCGTACCCGTTCCGCGACCTGCCCGCCGAGGCCATGGAGCAGGTGCTGCTGATGATCTCCGGCCGGTTCCCGACCGGGACGCTCCGGGACCTCCGCGCCCGGATCGTCTGGGACCGCATCCACAACGCCCTCGCGCCGCTGCCGGGGACGGCGAAGCTGGCGATCGTCGGAGGCGGGACGATCCCGGACACGGGCCAGTTCCCCGTCTACCTCGGCGAGGGAGGCCCGCGGCTCGGCGAGCTGGACGAGGAGTTCGTGTTCGAGCGGCGCGTCGGCGAGACCTTCGCGCTGGGGAACAGCCTGTGGAGGATCGCGTCCATCGACGCCCAGCGCGTGATCGTGGGGCCGGCGGAGGGCCGGGACGCCGTCATGCCGTTCTGGCGGGGGGAATCGGCGCCGCGGACGGGCGAGCTGGGGGAGGCCGTCGGCCGGCTCACTCGCGAGATCGCGGGGCGGATCGACGACCCGTCCTTACCCTCGTGGCTGGAGGCGGAGTGCCGCCTGGAGCCCGGGGCGGCCCGGCAGCTCGTCCGCTACGTCGGCCGCCAGCGACGCGTCGCCGGCGCGGTGCCGGACGACCGGACGGTCCTGTACGAGACCTTCCGCGACCAGACGGGCGAGCTGGGCCTGGCGGTGCTCTCGCCCTTCGGCGGTCGCGTCCATCAGGGGCTCAAGATCGCGCTCCTGGCCCGGATCCGGGAGCGCTTCCACGTCCAGGCGTCTTGCCTGCACGGGGACGACGGGCTCCTGATCCGCCTGCCGCAGATGGACGAGCCGCCGCTGGACCTGCTCGGGGGCCTGACCCCGGACGAGGCCGAGCGGCTGATCCGCCTCGAATTGCCGGACACGGCCCTGTTCGGCCTCCGATTCCGCCAGAACGCCGCCCGGGCCCTCCTGATGCCCCGGCCCGACCCGGCGAAGCGGACGCCGCTCTGGCTCCAGCGGCTCCGCGCCAAGGACCTGCTCCAGGTCGTCGGCCGCTTCCCCGAGTTCCCGATCGTCGTGGAGACGTATCGCGAATGCCTGGAGCACGACCTCGAGCTGCCGAGGCTGCGGGCCCTGCTCGCGGGCATCGAGGACGGCTCGATCCGCGTCGCGATCCGGCCGGCGGAGGTCGCGTCGCCGTTCGCCTCGGACCTGCTGTTCGAATTCACGCCGCTTTACATGTACCAGTGGGACGAGCCTCGTCGCGGCGACCGTCGCGCCGGCGGGGCGTCCGTGGACGAGGACCTGCTGGACGCCCTGCTCGAGGCCCCCGCCGGGGCGACGCTGCTCGACCCCCAGGCCGTGGGCCGCGTGGAGGGCCGGCTCCGCCGCAAGGGGAAGGCGCCGCGGTCGGTCGAGGAGATGGCGGAGACCCTGGCGAGCCTCGGGGACCTCGCCCCGTCCGAGCTCGTCGGCCCGATGGAGCGCTGGCTCGGCGAGCTGGAGGCCCAGGGCCGGGCGTCGCGGATCGAGCTGGAGGGGACGGCCGAGTCGTGCCTCTGGATCCCGGCCGAGGAGGTCGCCCTCTATCGGGCCGCCTTCGGCGCGGATGGGCCCGATCGGGATGCGCTGGATACGGTCGTCGGGCGATTCGTCCGGACGCACGCCCTCGTGGGGCTGGCCGAGCTGACGCGGCGATACCCGGTCCCCCCCGGGATGGCGTCGGACCTCCTCGAGCGCTGGGTCGAGTCCGGGGCCCTCGTCCGCCTGGCCCCCGCGTCGGAGGATGCCGAGCCGCGATGGGCCGACGGCGGCAACCTGGCCGAGATCCGCCGGCTGACGGTGGCGATGCGTCGCCGCGAGGGCGTGGCGGTGGCGCCGGAGGTCTTCGCGGACTTCCTGGTGGGACGCCAGGGGCTGGATCGCCCGCGGTCGGCGGATCCGGCGGGCGACCTCGACGCCGCGCTCGACCGGCTCCGCGGCTTCGCGGCGCCGCCGGCCTTCTGGGAGGAGGAGATCCTCCCGAGGCGGGTCCAGGGCTATCGGCCCGGCCTGCTCGACGAGCTCCTCGCGCGGGGCGACTGGCTCTGGAGGGCCGCCGGCGGCCCGGACAGCGTCTGCGTGGCCTTCGTGCCCCGCGAGTTCGCCGGGCGGTGGCCGGCCGCGTCGACCGAGGAGCTCGGCGGCGACGGGATGCGTGTCCTGGACGCACTCGAGGCCGCCGGGGCCAGCTTCGCGGTCGATCTGGCCCGGCGCACCGGGATGGAGCCCTCGGCACTGCGGCGGGAGCTGGACGCGCTGCTCAGGGCCGGGCTCGTCGCCAACGATCGATTCGATCCGCTCCGATCGGGCGGCGCATCGATGGTCGAGGCCCTGGAGGCGGCGCGGTCCCAGGGGGTTGGCCGTCGGGGCGGGCGGCGGCTTCGCGCGGCCTCGCCGGAGGGCCGCTGGTCGCGGCTCGGGCAGGCGGGTGCCGACGACGAGGGGCACCGCAGGGCCTGGATCGAGGCCCTCCTGGACCGCTACGGCGTGGTCGCGAGGGAGATGGTCGAGATGGACCGCTGGGCGCCGCCGTGGTCCGAGCTCGCCCCGCAGCTCGCCCGCGCGGAGCTCCGCGGCGAGCTGCGCCGGGGCTACTTCGTCGAGGGGTTCTCCGGGGTCCAGTACGCGACCGAGGAGGCGGCCGACGAGCTGGCCTCGCTGGCGGGGGGCCGGCGGTCCGGCCGGGACGTGCTCGTCGCCGCATCGGACCCGGCGAACCTCTACGGCAGCGGGGCGCCGCTCGACATCCCGTTGCTCGAGGGCGGCACGGCGCGACTCTCCCGGCAGCCGGGGAGCTACCTGGTCCTCCGCGGCGGCCGCCCGGTGCTGATCGTGGAGGGGCACGGCCGGCGCCTGACCGGGCTGGCGAGCGCGTCGAGGGCGGAGATCGACGACGCCCTGGTGCACGTCGCGGGGCTGGCCCGCTCCCGCCAGGTCTTCCGGGTGGAGACCTACAACGGGGGCCCGGCGATCCAGTCGCCCATCCAGGGGCGCCTGGCGGAGCTCGGGTTCGTGCGCGATTTCCCCCGCATGACGTTCTATTCCGCGTGGGCGCCCCCCGCCCCGGCGGAGGAGGGCCGCGGCGCTTCGTGA